TACATTGTTAAATGCTTCCCCAATTTTTACAAAATGAATGTGTGACAGCTTTGAGAGGATAAAGGTCATCTTACAGCCAACAAGGTATAAGAGAGTCAGTCATTGAACATTTCCAAAAGAGCTTATCTGAACTAGAGTGTGATAcaacaaatgtatttttattcatGGATAGAAATCTGACATATGTAGCAGTATACAGCAGGTATAACATATGGGACAGCCCTACCTATATCTTTCTAAagattttcaaggaaaaatacatcagcaaaaattaaaatgtatgtGCTATTTTATATGAGAGGAGTTTTCCCCTTAAGTCTGATAAGTAAGACTTGATAAAAGATCCTagtataaaaaaaaaggttgaaagTTCACCCTCTTTGGCTTGTTATTCAGACATCAGCAGTAGCTTTCCATGAATGATGGATTGAGACACTGTGTTCCTGCTGCTTGAGTTCCACTTCCCATCCATTGTCTCTCAATGGATTATCCCATGCACAAAGGCACTTCATGGAattccttcagctgcctcaaTTTTTCTCTCCGGACTGAGCAGCTACTGCCATCACTTCTCTGATGAAGTTAATTTCCCTCAATTTAgcttcagttttcttctttttgctttcacTTCTTTTAGAAGAAAGTGACTTCAGAGTCAGTGACTCGCCCCATGGAAGCTCTCTGCCGAGCCTTCTGCAGGTTGAACATAATTTCTTTCCAATCAGTTCCAAACAATTCATGTTTTTCTGGAGCTGGCATTAGTCCAGGTTATATTTCTTGCCATTAACTATTGTAAATCAAAGGTGACtgttgcagacatttctccacagaaatcctttctttcagatttctgcgtcttcgggaggccagaggcccccgaagagaaggtaaacaattattatcagctgctggggaatgcgacaggaacaccttgattggctcattttctatgtttataattaagagccaatcaccagtgcaagctaggggactgagtccttgaacacaactttgttgtagatttttttgctatctcttcctagctagcctagctgctctgcaaaacctctctctatattctttttagtataactataatgtattatatcatatattaataaatcaagccttctgattcaagaaacaagattcaccgtctctctctcaccagctgcgcccactcaggtgCGGTAATAGGTGACTCCGATGAGGGGGTGAGAGAATGATGCCTCTAACTCCATCATCAGAGGGCTAAGGAATTGCTTTATTATACTGTACTATGTACACttcatctaaactgaatctgccatgCATTCACTCTTGCTCACAACTGCTCACACTGCACTCATCTCTGATTCTCTCTCCCATGACAgtctgacacacacacacatttcttggccctgataggcccagggaacaaaacatcctcactttgggtaaacaatctccacatTGCATTCTACTTTAGCACAAAACAGGCACAGCAAGcgagataagaattgtgttttccttcttctctgcttgtctcacagcttctctctgttcagagggcaTGTGAATACCACAATTAACATTGCTACAATCCACTTATTACTGTTGAATAGAATAAGACCTATTATGCAATCACTTGGTTTTCATAGCTCCTACTCAGTTCCCTTATTATGTCCTTGAAACTAACTAAATCTGtgacaataaataaatagatcTATGacagtaatgatttttttacaatttcactttcttttccctttcaatAAACATATTAACAATGAATCTTGATACTCATATTACCTTACCAATCACTGTATTCCGTTCTTTGCCATAAGAAttatttcaacattttgctTCCTGTCATAATCAACCTTCAAAATACAGCATGTTTTGTCCTCCATCAGAAAACAGGACAACACACTCTCTCAAAAATTTAAGCTGGGGTACTCTGGTGAAAAGTTTTTTCAAATCCATATAAAAATatcaattaatttctttttgattacCCCTATACAGTTGAAGTATGTAACTCAGAAATCTCTCAATCAAATATATTGTCCTGTAATAATCTTGAAACTCAAGATTTATTACAACAGCTATATTGTTGTCAGTGACaacaaaagataaaatataGATAATTTTAAAGAGCAATTTGTGGTGCCTTTTTCTGATGAACAAATATATTAGAAAGACCTAATTTATTCACCTGAGCTTGGCATAATGACTAAGTAATCTAAAATcaaacttgttttcttttacaaaaatatATACATCTTCAGCCTTTTCTTGAAAACCTGGTGTGGCTGGGACAATACTTGGATGTTGTTTCTTAGCattggaaacagaaaagagcATCATTAGGACAAATACTGCAGATTAATAATTTTTCTACATGGCAGCTTCAAATCTGCTGTGCTCATCACGGTGGCTGGAGTGAATTTCAGGTATTGTCTCCTCCTCTGGAACCTGccatgaaaaacaaagaagagcTCAATTAAGGATATATAGATTTGCTTTTGCCATAAAAGAAGATTAAAATGTGCCAAAAATGGAATTCTATTTGTATATAATGTACGTCTGTTTATTAACATTGACACAGCCTGACATGAGCCATCAATTCTATATACTGGGAGATGAACTCAGGGTTTTCTTAATAGAAAAAGTGtttaatttattgaaaaaaatgaataaaatttcctttaacttcacattttatttacaaGGAAGGTATATTATTTGGGTTTGTCCTGgcataaaacaataaatttcATATTGACTAAATTAAGAATATGCTATCAGTCTCTGATAAGGAAGAGGATACCTGATACAGTGAGCACATAAGAGAGAGATAAAGGCCTCCACTGTGATCTCAATTTGTTGTGtcttcttctgcttttttgttcAATGTGAGTCCAATGAGAAAGGCATGATTACCTAAGGTGGCCAAAAATTATCCTGAAGGTGGCCTGGCCTTGATAAATTCACAGCCTGAGGTAGAGCAGGATTTTGAATTTTTGAATTTTGAACAGGCAGCCTTTCTGACTCATGTGTGCAAACCACAAAGCCCAGGAGAGTGAGGCTGCAGTGGCTGTACATCCTCcaatataatgaaaataaaaggagttGCATCTTACCTCCCAATAGGCAGAGTCATCAAAGCAGTTCTGGTCAGATACTTGTCCCAAGAAAGGGATCTTTAGAATAGCACCTGCAGGAAAACCAgaggtttaaaaaaatgaagaaaattaccAAACTAATGTCCCTCAGATGTGCCCTAGACATCCAGCTATGTTTTCTGACTGATTTCCTGATTTCTTCATACAAACATAAATAAGAGCATAAATAAGACCTTGCTTGTAATTGACCAGATTTCAGAccaaaattttctgtttcagcctcatttgctgtttgtttgtttggaagTTTTCACAAACACCTGGAAACGTGTGACACCTCATTGAGTAGGTCTTGATCTCAGACTAGTTTCTGTTCAGAATTTGAAGTGTCTGAATCTGGAGAAGAATTCCTTCCAAAACAACACCTTATTGTTCCTATAGGTATAAAACTCAGTATCTTTGGAGCATGTTTACAGTGAGAtatacagaatcacagaatcacataaacatttaggttggaaaaaacctccaagatcatcaggTCCAATCCTAGACCAAACACCATCTTGTCAGCCAGACCAGAGtgctgagtgccacatccagtaACTcattggacacttccagggatggggactccaccacctcccagggaagccccttccaatgcctgaccaccctttcagagaagaaattcttcctgacaAACCTGAACTTAATTTGAAGACAAAAACattggaaaaatgtttttccataTTTGAGTTTCTGACATTGGGGctaattatttcaatttttttattattcacaCAAAATTGTTGATACATTCAAGTTCTCCATGGAGAAACCGCTAAATTAATATACTTTTTAGTCACTATAAGCATCACACTGACCTGTGAGTGCTCCTCCCACAATTGCAATTGCAAGTGTacttcccagggcagcagcctgcaCGGCAGGAGTCAGCACGTGACCATTCCTGAAAagagtaaaaaacaaaaccattgcCCATCAAAAAATTGTTACACTTTGAGACTGATGATCAGTCTTACAACTTGTACTTGCTGCATGCTGGACAAGGGGACTGATAGGAAAATATCCTAGAATCTTTatggttggaaaagatctccaagaaCATCGAGTCCAACAAATCCTGCCATTGCTGTGTACTGGAAGGAACTCAtgaatttaatttaactttCTTTTAGGCTACAGTTGAAAACAAGTTCTTTGAGAAGGTTATTAATGTCCTGTAAGCCATTAGAGAAACCATTAGAAAGCCCTTTTGTCAAAACAACCAGCATTTTATCTTTTTAGAGTCTTAGGAAatagtggaaaaaaaacattttgcctttttttttaaaatcttacaAATACCAACAGTGCAATTGCCAAGTCATAATAAGGGTTGTTCTATGTTTGAATGGTTCAGTGTGCTGTTTCTTTTtgatgttttaatttatttatttttatttgagcTTTTAATCTCTAACAAGCTTGGCATTTAAACAGTGTGTTAAAGGCAGAAGATcaagaaaaacccaaatgaaaTGAGAATACAATGCCTGACATCAAATCAATGATGCATTTCTGAGAAAAAGTCATAATCCAAATTAGGTAGCAAATTATAATAGaccttcaaaaataaaaaatattttctctcttctctctatAACTCACCTAGTTTCTGTTTTTATCGCAGTCACTACGATGCCAGCAATACCCCCCAGAATTCCAGGTAAACCATGTAAGTTATGAACTCCACAAGTGTCTTGAATTCTCAACTTGGATGCCATCACAGGCTGAAACGAGGGGAAATAGGAAGTTTACAGTGAGTTAATGGTTTTCCATGATCTCTAGATGGTATGcaaaagaaagagcagaagTACAAGAatcaaataattaataaaaGTCACCATTACCTGGATTTACTGTATCTATCCTCCCTTTGTAGCAAACCAAGGGAGCTCCAGGAACgccaaagagaaataaaaaatgggagcagagctgggtccTCAATACTTACAGTCAGGAACTGGAACCCAAGGACAGAGACAATTCCAGCAATGACCCCAATGAACATGGCAGAGAAAGGGCGGATTTCCAGGTCAGCACAGGTACCCACTGCCACTCCTCCTGCCAAGGTGGCATTTTGAATGAGAAcctgcagaggggacacagagcaaggcagaggtggcacaggaggagcagtgGCTTGTTTTAGGGCTGAGTGCCTCTAAAGGCTCCCTTGCACATGCTGGGCTCTGACAAAtatctgcagctgctggaaaggGGTGGGTGCACACTGAGCTGGATTTTAGGGCAAGGGGACAGaagctggtttggttttgtctgtTGTGGAGTGTCacggacatattttatgaaaaatccttttgctaggatttttctcctgagaagctgagaggcctcagaaaaaaaatgtaaacaataattatctgctgctgtggaatgcaacaggtggatctgtgattggtctcatgtggttgtatctaattaatggccaatcccagtccagctgtcttggactctctggtcagtcacaagattttattatcattccgttcctttccttgctagccttctgatgaaatcctttcttctattcttttagtatagttttaatatatcattttcttttaatataatatatatcataaaataataaatcagcttctgaaatatggagtcaagattcttgtCTCTTCTCTCGTCCTGGGAGCCCTGAGAACACCACCACAGTGGAGATGCACTGAGATTTCCAGGGAATGGCTCATTTCCTTGAGAGACCTATTTTTGGCTGCTGTAATAAGGAAACTCAAGTAGGAACTTTGGAATAAGATTCAAAAATCCACCTGAACACTGGACTAATGTCTCTGTGGTCCAGCAGGTTCTGTGAATGAGAGAGaatcatcacagaatcattaagggTGGAAGAGACCTTTGAGGTTAATAAATCCAACCATCAAACCAGTACAACCACCATGTTCCCAGTCCACTACACTGCTTTCCAAccccttctgtgaagaaatttctcctaatatccagtctaaacctgCCCTGATGCAAATTGAGGCTCATGCTGTCATTTGGTATTTGAAGAGGAGGCCAAGCCCCACCTAGTTGAACCTTTCCTcctcagggagttgtagagagtgagaAGATCCTTCCTGTGCCTCCTTTTCTCTTAAGCCccctcagctctctcagccacTTCTCATCAGACTTTAAAGGTTTTACAAGTATAATACCTCTAATTCTGGGGATAGTATGGGGAAAGACTCCAGATAGCCTGGACAGATAGATGGGCACTGGGAATCTGCCTACTCATCCTTATTGCAGAGGGTTGACTCGATTTAACAAGGTTATGGTGTGATTCTTACCATACTGAATTTGCCTCTTTTATCCACCAAGCTGGAGAGGGCAAATGTTACGATGGTACAGGCAGCCAAGGAGTAGTAAGTGTTGATAATGGCTGTAACCTGGGCTTCTGCAATGGCAGAGTTAAAACTGGGCCAAAAAAGCCAAAGGAACAGGGTACCTGCATGAGTAGAagtcaaaacaaagcaaaagctgtTTAGTCACAAGGGCAAATGCACCAGAGCTACAAAAAAATGAGGATGACGATTGATGAGAAACATGGAATAGCCAAAATTCTGGAAGAAATAATAGAATATGCAGAAGCTTTTCTGACACTGGAAGCTGGGATTTTGATGCAAGGTCTCCTGCGAAGTCTTACTGGAAGGCTTTAATGACGCCTTGTCATGCCCCTCTCACTGTCAGAGCTCACCAGCACTGTGAAAccccagccagagcaggaggcaCGGGCAACACAATTCACATGCAAATCCTTTATCATCTAACATGCAAATCCTTTATCATCTATCAATACAGCTGAAAGTTTTATCTGGTTAACTGGTCTATGAACAGTTCTCATGGACAGATAGATATATGGTTTCTGACATTCATTACCCTGACAGGGACAACTCAATCCATTAATTATGGACAATTGCTTTGGAAGTACTGCTGAAAAGCACAAGATTTAGCAGAAAGGAAGTCGCCACTAATGCACAGTgaaaacatatattttatttcacctTTCCATCCTTGgaagcaaggaaaaactgtaaaaatatGTGTGCCACTGAAAATGTGGTTAGTGAGACCAAAAGGAATTTGCCTCCGGAATTATACTCAGGAAAATTAATGTAGCATAATAATAagtaatcagaaaaaaattgggatGGGAGAGGGATGAACAGCTGATCAGCTTTTGATATTACTTCACTTACCAATCATGGCAAACATGTCTGAGTGATAGGTGGATTCATCATTGTCATGTTTGTTTGTCAGACCAGGACGATACAAGACGAAAGCTGCAGCCAAACCAAAATAAGCTCCAAAAGCATGGATAGTCATGGAAGCTCCAGCATCTGTGGCCTGTAACAGGAACCCAAAATAATGCCAGAGACTTTATACAGCATAAAGACAAGGGTCTGATGAATGAGAAGTCTGGAGCACTTAATGGTTTAATTCTGTGGTAGAAATCAAAGCCTAGACTAAGCAAACTGGAAGTATTAACAAGTGAAAGCATTTGTtataaagagaaaacaatgaTTGCTAAATAGTTGTACCTTGAATACTTTGGTAACTAGGTGTTCATTGCCTGTCTGTGAAAGGATTTGTtataaagagaaaacaatgaTTGCTAAATAGTTGTACCTTGAATACTTTGGTAACTAGGTGTTCATTGCATGCAAACATGGTGATCTCCAGCAGAGTCAGGATCAGCATTTGAATGGGACTTGTTTTCCCCAGGAGTGCTCCAAATGAAATCAAAGCAGTTGCTGTACTGAAGTCTGCATTTATCATGCTGaaggtaagaaaaagaaaacaaaaacaaaaacccaaaacagaaaaataaaagaaaatcagtttaaaaGCTGTTTAATATCCAACATGCCATTAAAATGATATCATTAAAATTATAGAGCTTTAATTCTTCGGGTAAAAACTTATCAAGTTCATCTCCATggataaaaattaaatcaaacctTTCCAGATGGATTTGTAAGGATCTTACCAGCTAGTGAAAAGTAAGTGTAGAAGGTTTTCTTCTGCTTACACCATATATGTGCTTAGCTCCTTGGAATTATGATGAAAAGGCAGATGAGAAGTGTatggggatgtgcagggatgTCATGGAATAACAGAATAATTTAGACTGGAAAAGGTCTCTAGGACCATTGCGtccaatcacagaatcatttagattAGAAAAGGTCTTTAAGACCATTTTACCCTTCACTGACAAGTCCGCCACTAAACCAAgtccctcagtgccacctctgcaggtttttaaaaacacttccagggctgatgactccacagcttccctgggcagcctgttccaatgcctgaccaccctttctgtgaagagatctttcctaatatccaaccttGGTGTGATTTCTTTCTGTCACTTCAGGCTATTTCTACTTGTCCTGTCACTCATTTGTGCAGAGGAAGCAGAGCCTGACccacctggctgtcccctcctgtctggagctgtgcagagccacaaggtcccccctgagcctccttttctccaggctgagcccctttccagctccctcagctgctcctcctcagacctgtgctcccgactcttccccagctcctttGCCCTCTAGACATGTTCCAGCCTCTCAATTTCCAGCCCTGACTCCCACCTAGGCTTCAAAGATGACAGAGAGGTCTTTGGTCAGATGGTTTATGTAATCCTGGAAGTCTTGCACACCTGTCTGTGCATCATCTTTGCATGACCTGTCAGGCAGGACCAGTGTTAATGTGTTTTGGGGATTGGCAAAGgtaaataaaaccagaaattgaTCAAAAACTTAGAGCACAGAGAGGCACTAACCTGTGGGTCCCTCTTAAGGTGCCTGCCTATAAGCATGAGGGTGCTACTTGTACCATTCCTGCTTTCCCCTCAGTAATGTTTGGATGCTGTTCATTTCAAAAGTGTTTACAAGTTGTCTCAGAAAGCAGAACTGCAGATGTGGAAAACACTCTGAGACCTTGGTAGAGGCAGGACAGGTGAAGAGGAGGGGCATTAAATGTGCTAAGAGACACTGCCATGAGGTCTCTTATTCTGTGATTGGTGTTCAGACCCTGCTGGAGAATGATGCTCATGGAAATCATTCCTTGGGAAGTAAGAGAAAACCTTGTGAGTGCACAGACATGCTGCTCCAGCCTTTCTTCTGTGACCCCATGTGTCATGGAAAGACAGATCCTTCCATGCCTGCTGGGTGCGGGATGTGCTGTGCTACTGCTGGGCATCTTCCAGCTTCCACAGCTTCAGAGATTCAGAGCAATCTCTCTACAGGACCCACACCTCCCACACACAAGGCAGCACCTCAAATCTCTTCACCAACTTTGGCCCAGTGCACCAGGAGTGGCGCCCTCAGAGGTGAAGGGCAGAAAGATAGAAGAGAGGTAGACAGTAAGGCTTAATGAAATTTAGGTTAAATTTAGGCTGACCCTTATAGATGTTTTAATTTATGGCTTCTCCTGGTATCTTAAGGGATTTTTGTGAATTAAGACAATTTTTGTGAATTAACACATACCTTTCAATGTTAACAGAAATTTTCCCACTTTCCATATGCCAAAATCCTTGCATCAGGATTCCCCACTGGAGACCGAAGGCGGCAATGA
This window of the Ammospiza nelsoni isolate bAmmNel1 chromosome 3, bAmmNel1.pri, whole genome shotgun sequence genome carries:
- the RHAG gene encoding ammonium transporter Rh type A, which codes for MPPDFDTNMKFKFSILALLLEVIVIVLFGIFVDYDSDPSGALYPHFQDVHVMIFVGFGFLMTFLKKYGFSSVGFNMLIAAFGLQWGILMQGFWHMESGKISVNIESMINADFSTATALISFGALLGKTSPIQMLILTLLEITMFACNEHLVTKVFKATDAGASMTIHAFGAYFGLAAAFVLYRPGLTNKHDNDESTYHSDMFAMIGTLFLWLFWPSFNSAIAEAQVTAIINTYYSLAACTIVTFALSSLVDKRGKFSMVLIQNATLAGGVAVGTCADLEIRPFSAMFIGVIAGIVSVLGFQFLTPVMASKLRIQDTCGVHNLHGLPGILGGIAGIVVTAIKTETRNGHVLTPAVQAAALGSTLAIAIVGGALTGAILKIPFLGQVSDQNCFDDSAYWEVPEEETIPEIHSSHRDEHSRFEAAM